One window from the genome of Diabrotica virgifera virgifera chromosome 6, PGI_DIABVI_V3a encodes:
- the LOC126887000 gene encoding piggyBac transposable element-derived protein 4-like, which produces MFRKGLSEDELRRLAEESDFSDSSMSESTFYDSDADPVYNENVTDGSSDSYSSEYESRRKKAKICKQTQNCKEFTAGSSSNQKEADTRRIEKAESANVSLEAVIDDVSRNKITAGPSCIQKEADTRRIEKAESANVSLEAVIDDVVSRNKITWSDVPNPDDLNKFELSFTSGINQEELAKLTDHKPIDFYLLFIDRQVQDLLVTETNKYAEQTIIAGIVNESITKHSLMSNWRPIDRKELLRFLALIIWMGLDRKPKLRNYWSNNLLYKNEVSKMCEISRSRFEILLHFFHISDNESCPPGNRLYKISPLVQILNEKFQKMCTPRESLCIDETMVPFRGRLSFLQYIPGKRHKYGVKLFKLCVADGYTYAVKVYGGKEMQPSEKSLASRVVMELMQPLLDTGRSLYSDNFYTSVDLAHDLNNRKTHLVGTLRSNRKHNPKAVVNAKLKRGDMKYLQSNTKVVIGKWKDKRDVLFLTTKNIPLMIDVQTKRGPVPKPSTIVDYNSAKSFIDVSDQKAAYNSPVRRSMKWYRKLAVELLTNTALVNSLVLYKSVTGKHLSITEFREQIVQSLLMPQTTSENSLTTSENSLTTLHTLDEKEKRGRCSACYKNFSNREGRASAMKNAKRVYTFCPACAVNTAYMCVKCFVNIHTCSLKK; this is translated from the exons ATGTTCCGTAAAGGACTATCGGAAGACGAACTTCGCAGACTTGCTGAGGAGAGTGACTTTAGTGATAGTAGTATGTCTGAAAGTACGTTTTATGATTCTGATGCCGATCCAGTGTACAATGAAAATGTTACTGATGGTTCTTCAGACTCATACAGTAGTGAATATGAGTCTCGTagaaaaaaagctaaaatttGCAAACAAACACAAAATTGCAAAGAATTTACTGCAGGTTCTAGTTCTAACCAAAAGGAGGCTGATACAAGAAGGATAG AAAAAGCTGAATCTGCAAACGTTAGCCTGGAAGCTGTTATTGACGATgtatcaagaaataaaataacTGCAGGTCCTAGTTGTATCCAAAAGGAGGCTGATACAAGAAGGATAG AAAAAGCTGAATCTGCAAACGTTAGCCTGGAAGCTGTTATTGACGATGTTgtatcaagaaataaaataacATGGAGCGATGTGCCAAATCCAGATGATCTCAATAAGTTCGAACTATCATTTACTTCAGGAATAAATCAGGAAGAACTCGCAAAACTTACAGACCACAAACCAATAGATTTCTACCTACTGTTTATCGACCGTCAAGTGCAAGATTTGTTGGTTACTGAAACTAATAAATACGCCGAACAAACCATAATCGCTGGTATTGTAAATGAGTCAATAACGAAACATTCGCTTATGAGTAACTGGAGACCAATTGACAGAAAAGAATTGCTTCGATTTTTGGCTCTCATTATTTGGATGGGGTTAGACAGAAAACCGAAACTCAGAAATTATTGGAGTAACAATTTACTTTACAAAAATGAAGTTTCTAAAATGTGTGAAATAAGTAGAAGTCGATTTGAAATATTATTACACTTCTTTCACATTTCAGATAACGAGAGCTGCCCACCTGGAAACAGACTCTACAAAATTTCTCCTCTTGTACAAATACTAAATGAAAAGTTTCAGAAAATGTGTACTCCTAGAGAATCGTTATGTATTGACGAAACTATGGTGCCATTTCGTGGTAGActtagttttttgcaatacattcCTGGAAAAAGACACAAATATGGAGTCAAATTGTTTAAACTTTGCGTCGCAGATGGATATACGTACGCCGTTAAAGTGTACGGTGGAAAAGAGATGCAACCATCTGAAAAGTCGTTAGCATCCAGAGTGGTGATGGAACTTATGCAACCGCTTCTAGATACAGGCAGAAGTTTATATAGTGATAATTTTTATACGAGTGTTGACTTGGCTCATGATTTAAATAATAGGAAAACCCATTTAGTCGGAACATTACGTTCCAATAGGAAACATAATCCCAAAGCGGTAGTCAATGCAAAATTAAAAAGAGGTGACATGAAGTATCTACAGAGTAATACAAAAGTTGTTATCGGAAAATGGAAAGATAAACGGGACGTTTTGTTTTTAACGACCAAGAATATTCCTTTGATGATAGATGTTCAAACAAAACGTGGACCTGTTCCCAAACCATCGACCATTGTTGACTATAATTCTGCAAAATCTTTTATCGATGTGTCGGATCAAAAGGCTGCATATAATTCCCCTGTTCGACGAAGTATGAAGTGGTATCGTAAATTGGCTGTGGAATTACTAACAAATACCGCACTTGTGAACTCTTTAGTTCTCTACAAATCTGTTACTGGCAAACATCTCTCAATTACTGAGTTCCGTGAACAGATTGTTCAAAGTCTTTTAATGCCTCAAACAACTTCTGAAAACTCTTTAACAACTTCTGAAAACTCTTTAACAACTCTGCATACGTTGGACGAGAAAGAGAAAAGGGGAAGGTGTTCAGCATGTTACAAGAACTTTTCGAACCGTGAAGGAAGAGCATCAGCGATGAAGAATGCCAAAAGGGTATACACTTTTTGTCCGGCATGTGCCGTTAATACCGCATATATGTGTGTTAAGTGTTTTGTGAATATTCATACATgttctttgaaaaaataa